A genome region from Akkermansiaceae bacterium includes the following:
- a CDS encoding class I SAM-dependent methyltransferase, producing the protein MKILKNLKGFWLRAKSDKSRRQLLKVAPGETNYTSDFKFAVKNPTAYYETSFREFHRSLPAELRKHRQYFQENQRGYGEDAFHVMWWNLIRRFKPQNFLEIGIYRGQTISLVSLITKMEGISCEVHGISPFSSVGDSVSDYLRGIDYLEDTLKNFHHFSLPSPELLKAYSTDDEAVNLIRSRSWDIIYIDGNHDYEIVKADWAVCSEAVETGGLIVLDDSGLTTGYRPPAFATGGHPGPSRLASEIDASRFEEILQVGHNRVFQKQA; encoded by the coding sequence ATGAAAATTCTTAAAAATCTCAAGGGTTTTTGGCTACGTGCAAAATCTGATAAATCAAGGCGCCAACTGTTGAAGGTAGCACCGGGAGAAACGAATTACACGAGCGATTTCAAATTCGCCGTAAAAAATCCAACGGCTTATTATGAGACATCGTTTCGTGAGTTTCATCGTTCCTTGCCTGCGGAACTCAGGAAGCACCGTCAATATTTTCAAGAGAATCAGCGGGGCTATGGAGAAGACGCGTTCCACGTCATGTGGTGGAACCTGATCCGGCGTTTCAAACCCCAGAACTTTCTCGAAATCGGGATCTACCGAGGACAGACCATCAGCCTGGTTTCTCTCATCACGAAGATGGAAGGGATCTCCTGCGAAGTGCACGGAATCTCGCCCTTTTCGAGTGTCGGGGATTCAGTTTCCGATTACCTTCGTGGCATCGATTATCTCGAAGACACACTGAAAAACTTTCATCATTTCAGCCTTCCTAGCCCTGAACTGCTCAAAGCCTATTCGACAGACGATGAAGCAGTCAATCTGATCCGATCACGTTCTTGGGACATCATCTACATCGATGGCAACCACGATTATGAAATCGTGAAGGCAGACTGGGCTGTCTGCTCGGAAGCTGTCGAGACAGGTGGTTTGATTGTCCTGGATGACTCCGGTTTGACGACCGGGTATCGTCCACCCGCGTTCGCAACCGGCGGCCACCCCGGCCCTTCACGCCTTGCGTCAGAGATCGACGCGTCGCGTTTTGAAGAAATCCTCCAGGTTGGACACAATCGCGTCTTTCAAAAGCAAGCATGA
- a CDS encoding glycosyltransferase family 4 protein: MRIVQVTTDSREHFKDYGRPEPYFGMAPEALLSGFAELPGVEVHVVSCLRQPVAASPKLADNIFYHPLLVPKSGWMSTLYQGCVRSVRSVLRDIRPDIVHGQGTERDCAFSAVHSGYPNVVTIHGNMAEIERLGLHGHPWYGKAASVLENHTLRRTRGVFCNSRYTEELVAPRTPKTWRVPNAIRSAFFKARIDPETTNLVPVLVNIGLVCPRKRQLDILLAARELAEQGYKFKIIFIGHFSTATSYGSRFGEALAHAETYGYASYGGVLETEPLIDLLDRSHGFIHFPSEEAFGLVVAEAFARGLKFFGADLGGVKDIATGIPGAELYESIDGIKTGIARWLKAGAPRSPEAADEMARLYAPAVVAARHVEIYQEVLGR; encoded by the coding sequence ATGAGAATCGTTCAGGTCACGACTGACAGCCGGGAGCATTTCAAGGATTACGGTCGCCCGGAACCTTATTTCGGAATGGCTCCGGAGGCATTGCTTTCAGGATTCGCGGAACTACCAGGCGTGGAGGTGCACGTGGTCAGTTGCCTCCGCCAGCCTGTCGCAGCCTCGCCCAAACTGGCGGACAACATTTTCTATCATCCCCTGCTGGTTCCGAAATCCGGATGGATGAGCACGCTGTATCAGGGCTGCGTCCGGTCCGTCCGGTCCGTCCTGCGGGATATCCGTCCGGATATCGTGCACGGCCAAGGGACGGAGCGCGATTGCGCCTTTTCCGCCGTCCACTCCGGATATCCCAATGTTGTCACTATCCATGGCAACATGGCGGAGATCGAACGGTTGGGGCTCCATGGGCACCCGTGGTATGGCAAAGCTGCTTCCGTGCTGGAAAATCACACGCTGCGACGGACTCGCGGAGTTTTTTGCAATTCACGCTACACGGAAGAACTGGTGGCTCCCCGAACGCCCAAGACCTGGCGGGTACCCAATGCCATCCGGTCCGCGTTTTTCAAAGCCAGAATCGACCCGGAAACCACCAACCTAGTTCCCGTCCTCGTCAACATCGGCCTTGTTTGCCCACGCAAACGCCAGCTCGATATCCTCCTAGCCGCCCGAGAACTCGCAGAACAAGGATACAAGTTCAAAATCATTTTCATCGGTCACTTCTCGACAGCGACCTCGTATGGGAGCCGCTTTGGCGAGGCTTTAGCACATGCGGAGACCTACGGCTACGCCTCATACGGTGGCGTGCTCGAAACGGAGCCTCTAATTGATCTACTGGATCGCTCGCACGGCTTCATCCACTTCCCGTCCGAAGAAGCTTTTGGACTCGTCGTTGCAGAGGCCTTCGCCCGAGGTCTGAAGTTTTTCGGAGCTGACCTCGGCGGCGTTAAGGACATTGCTACCGGTATTCCTGGTGCCGAACTCTACGAGTCCATCGACGGAATCAAGACGGGTATCGCCCGCTGGCTGAAAGCCGGAGCGCCCCGCTCACCCGAAGCCGCCGATGAGATGGCGCGCCTATATGCCCCAGCCGTCGTCGCAGCCCGTCATGTTGAAATCTACCAGGAAGTCTTGGGCAGGTAG
- a CDS encoding glycosyltransferase, with the protein MKVLLSAYACEPGKGSEPGTGWNLALALAGHCEITVLTRSNNRGAIESALQSLSGSKPEFIYHDLSPFFTGLKARGILSTQAYYALWQKSAGRAIPKVRELANYDVFHHVTFNSFEVRPGLLRRFPGARIWGPVGGGQRAPVGLTATLGTKSRIRESMRSLRVIVSAWNPCLRGALESCDLVLFANSETRNLFRNAKLGSSSEMIDVGVDPEQFAPTLKSGKGNRLFHASNFEPRKGTRLLLLAFRQALHEKRDLRLRLAGDGPERRTEEAWVRSNGLEYAVEFVGRRSHHQMSQEFADADLFVFPSIRDTSGAIVLEAMACGLPVICLDHQGARMMVDDAWGIRVKPRSLEATVSDLADAFVRLSGDGGLREAMGASARERVLENYSWEKKAEQLKSHYDACVAVRTRKNGR; encoded by the coding sequence ATGAAAGTCCTCCTATCCGCTTATGCCTGCGAGCCGGGCAAAGGCAGCGAGCCAGGAACCGGATGGAACCTTGCGCTGGCGCTTGCCGGGCACTGTGAGATTACCGTCCTGACCCGCTCCAACAACCGGGGAGCCATCGAAAGCGCCCTCCAATCCCTTTCTGGCTCCAAGCCCGAATTCATCTACCATGATCTCTCCCCCTTTTTCACCGGGCTGAAGGCAAGGGGCATTCTATCCACCCAAGCATACTACGCACTTTGGCAGAAAAGCGCGGGAAGAGCGATCCCAAAAGTCCGGGAGCTTGCCAACTACGACGTGTTTCACCATGTCACGTTCAACAGCTTCGAGGTGAGACCCGGGCTTCTGCGCCGGTTCCCCGGAGCCAGGATCTGGGGGCCGGTCGGCGGCGGCCAACGCGCCCCCGTGGGTCTGACGGCAACGCTGGGAACGAAAAGCCGGATCAGGGAATCCATGCGGTCCCTGAGAGTCATTGTTTCCGCATGGAATCCTTGCTTACGCGGTGCCCTGGAATCGTGCGACCTAGTTCTCTTCGCCAACTCGGAGACGAGAAATCTGTTCCGAAACGCGAAACTCGGCTCAAGTTCGGAGATGATTGATGTTGGGGTTGACCCGGAACAGTTCGCACCCACCCTAAAATCCGGGAAGGGGAACCGGCTGTTTCATGCGAGCAACTTCGAGCCCCGGAAAGGGACACGCCTGTTGCTTTTGGCGTTCCGGCAAGCGCTCCACGAGAAACGGGATCTGCGCCTGCGGCTGGCTGGCGACGGGCCGGAACGCAGGACCGAAGAGGCCTGGGTACGCTCGAACGGTTTGGAATACGCTGTGGAATTCGTGGGAAGGCGCAGCCACCACCAGATGTCGCAGGAATTCGCCGATGCGGATCTTTTTGTGTTCCCTAGCATACGCGACACCTCGGGGGCGATCGTCCTTGAGGCCATGGCCTGCGGCTTGCCTGTCATTTGCCTCGACCACCAAGGGGCGCGCATGATGGTGGACGATGCCTGGGGGATCCGGGTGAAGCCCCGTTCGTTGGAAGCGACCGTCAGCGATCTCGCTGACGCCTTCGTCCGCTTGTCGGGGGATGGCGGATTGCGGGAGGCAATGGGTGCCAGCGCGCGCGAACGGGTGCTGGAAAACTACTCGTGGGAGAAAAAGGCGGAACAACTCAAGTCCCATTACGATGCCTGTGTCGCCGTGAGGACGCGGAAAAACGGTCGCTAG
- a CDS encoding glycosyltransferase: MDFTIVTASYNYGQYIGECLRSVVEQEGVSFEHLVMDAGSKDDTAAVVSRFPHAQFFQEPDKGMTDGINKGFRRAKGKWVMWLNADDRLKPNALRRVKEFAASRPDADVIHGGWDYMDGEGMTTRRMPAIPFDFRILVQNGCYIGSTACFYRRETTIAEGHLLDDGFGYCMDGEYYARLAHLGKRFLHMPEILADFRLHDQSISQKSLGKGDMNNLLRLQRQLAEPRAIRRLYGIKPFKDENLSLIVDGLLYHIYRFKKGALRALHGRQTKG; encoded by the coding sequence ATGGATTTCACAATCGTCACCGCCAGTTACAACTACGGGCAATACATAGGCGAGTGCCTGCGGAGCGTAGTAGAACAAGAGGGGGTAAGCTTCGAGCACCTGGTGATGGATGCGGGATCGAAGGACGACACCGCCGCAGTCGTGAGCCGTTTCCCGCATGCGCAGTTTTTCCAAGAACCGGACAAGGGAATGACCGATGGGATCAACAAGGGATTCCGCCGTGCGAAGGGCAAGTGGGTGATGTGGCTCAATGCGGATGACCGGCTGAAACCGAATGCGCTGAGGCGGGTGAAAGAGTTCGCCGCTTCCCGTCCAGATGCGGATGTGATTCACGGGGGATGGGATTATATGGATGGTGAGGGCATGACCACCCGGCGCATGCCCGCGATCCCTTTTGATTTCCGCATCCTGGTACAGAACGGCTGCTACATAGGATCCACCGCGTGCTTCTACCGGCGGGAAACGACGATCGCGGAAGGGCACCTGCTGGATGATGGCTTTGGCTACTGCATGGATGGCGAATATTACGCGCGCTTGGCACACCTCGGGAAACGCTTCCTACATATGCCCGAGATCCTTGCGGATTTCCGATTGCATGATCAGAGCATCAGCCAGAAGAGCCTAGGCAAAGGCGACATGAACAACCTTCTGCGCCTGCAGCGCCAGCTTGCAGAGCCACGTGCGATCCGGAGACTTTACGGGATCAAACCTTTCAAAGATGAGAACCTGAGCCTGATAGTGGACGGGCTTCTCTATCACATCTACCGCTTCAAGAAAGGAGCCCTGAGGGCTCTCCATGGGCGGCAGACGAAAGGCTAG
- a CDS encoding phosphotransferase — protein MTDHEVLVQVLSCIDPSASSLRLVRRNGRILLGLPAVKEPGARALGLYQPQRLLARGMVAAIRRLSRMGLQGFALPEEPIQARQKDLSPALSGVESGTCGVLLGSPEHRVRRAIASYRFNGQWEVAKISFGAEGRQVLEKEAKALGELQSVAKGVPDLLGLHTSPDVTVLRMPYLQGDPIPIGRFAEALGLLEGWVGDFPEKPISDFPEWQWIESALDSANGHEALQELSHKSLRPAICHGDFTRWNLRTRKDDSPVVLDWEWGHSSGMPGIDLVHYFLQDHRLVKRMSPEDAIRATISDLYRPECSEYLRKTGWGENRILPIIASLAWKQGAGHQDNQDVLEAAVELILDV, from the coding sequence ATGACCGACCATGAAGTTCTCGTCCAGGTGCTGTCCTGTATCGATCCATCTGCATCGTCGTTGAGATTGGTACGGCGGAATGGGCGCATCCTGCTGGGCTTGCCGGCGGTCAAAGAGCCAGGGGCACGCGCCCTTGGGCTGTATCAGCCGCAGCGGCTTCTGGCGCGCGGCATGGTGGCAGCCATCCGCAGACTAAGCCGCATGGGTTTGCAGGGCTTTGCGCTTCCAGAAGAGCCTATCCAAGCGCGACAGAAAGACCTCTCGCCTGCATTATCGGGAGTCGAATCAGGTACTTGCGGGGTTCTTCTCGGCAGTCCGGAGCACCGGGTCAGGAGGGCGATCGCGAGCTACAGATTCAACGGGCAGTGGGAGGTTGCGAAAATATCCTTTGGAGCCGAAGGGCGCCAGGTTCTGGAGAAGGAAGCGAAGGCGCTCGGGGAATTGCAATCGGTCGCAAAGGGCGTTCCGGATTTGCTGGGGCTTCATACCAGCCCCGATGTCACCGTTTTGCGTATGCCCTATCTTCAGGGGGATCCGATCCCGATCGGGCGATTCGCCGAGGCACTTGGCTTGCTGGAAGGCTGGGTGGGGGACTTCCCGGAAAAGCCGATCAGCGACTTCCCTGAATGGCAATGGATCGAATCCGCGCTGGACTCCGCGAACGGCCATGAGGCATTGCAGGAGCTCTCGCACAAATCCCTGCGGCCCGCGATCTGCCATGGGGATTTCACACGATGGAATCTGCGCACCCGGAAAGACGATTCGCCTGTGGTGCTGGACTGGGAGTGGGGGCATTCGTCCGGAATGCCGGGGATCGATCTGGTTCATTATTTCCTTCAGGATCACCGGCTGGTGAAGCGCATGTCACCGGAGGATGCCATCAGGGCGACGATTTCGGATCTGTATCGGCCGGAATGCTCCGAATACCTTCGTAAGACCGGCTGGGGAGAAAACCGGATCCTGCCCATCATTGCCAGCCTCGCCTGGAAACAGGGCGCCGGGCATCAGGACAATCAGGATGTGCTGGAAGCAGCGGTTGAATTGATTTTGGATGTTTGA
- a CDS encoding glycosyltransferase, whose translation MISKGYITLLGQTPPPWHGQAVATQILFDHDWPGFDAECIRMDYSDEMDEVGRFQAKKIFRLWSLIIRTRRSLARSPDTILLYPPASAKWVPFLRDVLFLIFVRSKAARTVFIFHASGLAEFTEGGSVRKWLAQIAYHGADMALEVAEEKVAPHRVYEAKQHIWCPCGIDVPALPPKRPKNDEPLKVLFVGSLQEGKGVLEILRTAANLRDMGHGGDYRFHIVGRWMNNEFEMEALGLHEELGLAGIVEFPGQLTGNDKWEAYQNADVFFFPSHYPSEASPIVLMEALGSGLPVISTLWNGIPALMRGCETATLLPIKSPDAYADALLSMLCNRARLEAQSEISVRFYRDHFRPERFVERVNGAFLAVADSPSPRTEPRTEPKQRMTALNVSVYLADQNPGHDRSLGISRMSKVILDEMAKRDDLELNVLSSSSSQKGPKAGAKNTVLPWSTRSRIMRVMTDHLHPVLGWFGKAADVWYFPKGFLPRFSLLRAPMVVTVHDTIIQHYWDHYPGWRKPAEYAYWRHMLTTTLENADAIFTVSRSSRESIRTFMRRQGLPEKEILVTYEPCFYETIPQPEDPPKKDYAVHLASREPHKRTHDLIRWWIARSETGETPPLLALIGQVPPESEDLIAAHSCISRRDFLGDDELQTVIGEAKALILPSEIEGFGLPAIEAYYLGTPVCFVRDTSVEEILGESTSAGAFQLDNPDSLWDALDQVLAMPAPDVRRIGLELRERFAAAKVVDRMVEGFRSVASAKESGQPDLPDR comes from the coding sequence ATGATTTCAAAAGGATACATCACACTCCTCGGCCAGACTCCGCCGCCATGGCACGGACAGGCGGTAGCGACCCAGATTTTGTTCGACCACGATTGGCCGGGCTTCGATGCGGAATGCATCCGGATGGACTACAGCGACGAAATGGATGAGGTCGGGCGCTTCCAGGCAAAGAAGATTTTCCGGCTTTGGAGTCTCATCATCCGCACCCGGCGCTCCCTTGCGCGCAGTCCCGATACGATTCTGCTATATCCGCCGGCCAGTGCGAAATGGGTGCCTTTCCTGCGGGATGTGCTTTTTCTAATCTTCGTCCGGAGCAAGGCGGCGCGAACGGTTTTCATTTTCCACGCAAGCGGCCTGGCGGAATTCACCGAAGGAGGCTCTGTCAGGAAGTGGCTGGCCCAAATCGCATATCATGGAGCCGACATGGCGCTTGAGGTGGCGGAGGAGAAGGTCGCGCCGCACCGGGTTTACGAGGCGAAGCAGCATATCTGGTGCCCCTGTGGGATCGACGTCCCGGCCTTGCCTCCGAAGCGGCCGAAAAATGACGAACCGCTCAAGGTGCTATTCGTCGGCAGCCTGCAGGAGGGCAAGGGTGTGCTGGAGATCCTCAGGACCGCAGCCAATCTCCGCGATATGGGGCACGGGGGGGATTACAGGTTCCATATCGTGGGACGGTGGATGAACAACGAATTCGAGATGGAGGCGCTTGGGCTCCACGAAGAACTCGGACTTGCCGGGATCGTCGAGTTTCCGGGGCAACTGACAGGAAACGACAAATGGGAGGCCTATCAGAACGCCGACGTATTTTTCTTCCCAAGCCACTATCCTTCGGAGGCGAGCCCGATCGTCCTGATGGAAGCGCTTGGGTCGGGTCTGCCGGTCATCAGCACACTATGGAACGGGATTCCCGCACTGATGCGGGGCTGCGAGACGGCCACCCTGCTGCCAATCAAATCGCCCGATGCCTATGCGGACGCCCTGCTCTCCATGCTCTGCAACAGGGCGCGTCTCGAAGCGCAGTCAGAGATTTCCGTCCGTTTTTACAGGGATCATTTCCGACCCGAGCGCTTCGTGGAACGGGTCAACGGGGCGTTCCTTGCCGTCGCCGATTCGCCGTCGCCACGGACGGAGCCGCGCACCGAGCCGAAGCAGCGGATGACGGCATTAAACGTATCCGTGTATCTCGCCGACCAGAACCCGGGACATGACCGGAGCCTGGGCATTTCCAGGATGTCGAAGGTGATCCTAGATGAGATGGCGAAGCGGGATGACCTGGAGCTCAATGTGCTTTCCTCCTCCTCATCACAGAAAGGCCCAAAAGCGGGCGCGAAAAACACGGTTCTTCCATGGAGCACCCGTTCCCGCATCATGCGGGTGATGACCGACCATTTGCACCCGGTGCTCGGTTGGTTCGGGAAAGCAGCTGATGTGTGGTATTTCCCAAAAGGGTTCCTGCCGCGTTTCAGCCTTCTGAGAGCGCCAATGGTCGTGACCGTCCACGATACGATCATCCAGCACTATTGGGATCATTACCCCGGCTGGAGAAAGCCCGCCGAGTATGCGTACTGGAGGCATATGCTCACAACCACCTTGGAGAATGCCGATGCCATTTTCACGGTCTCCAGAAGCTCCAGGGAAAGCATCCGAACCTTCATGCGGAGGCAAGGCCTGCCGGAGAAGGAAATCCTGGTCACCTACGAGCCTTGCTTCTACGAAACGATTCCCCAGCCGGAAGACCCTCCGAAAAAAGATTATGCGGTTCATCTTGCCTCACGGGAGCCCCACAAGCGAACCCACGACCTGATCCGCTGGTGGATCGCACGCTCGGAAACGGGGGAAACCCCGCCGCTGCTCGCGCTTATCGGCCAAGTCCCCCCGGAATCGGAAGATTTGATCGCGGCCCACTCGTGTATCAGCCGCCGCGATTTCCTTGGGGATGATGAACTACAGACGGTGATCGGAGAGGCCAAAGCGCTGATCCTTCCCTCGGAGATCGAAGGCTTCGGCCTGCCTGCGATCGAGGCATATTATCTCGGGACGCCGGTGTGTTTCGTAAGGGATACTTCGGTCGAGGAAATCTTGGGAGAATCCACCTCCGCAGGAGCTTTTCAGCTCGATAATCCGGACTCGCTCTGGGATGCGCTCGACCAAGTCCTTGCGATGCCCGCGCCGGATGTCCGCCGAATCGGCCTTGAACTGCGCGAGAGATTTGCGGCTGCCAAGGTGGTCGATCGCATGGTCGAGGGATTCCGCAGCGTGGCCAGTGCCAAGGAGTCGGGGCAGCCCGACCTTCCGGATCGATAA
- a CDS encoding four helix bundle protein, whose translation MKEDNLIVDESYAFALEVMRISKLMRERMEYDLASQFWRAGTSIGANVEEAQAAQSRADFRSKMSIASKEARETHYWLRLTKDGNILPPTETLPALEQIERIIRILTSIVKSSA comes from the coding sequence ATGAAAGAGGATAACCTGATAGTTGATGAATCCTATGCATTTGCACTGGAGGTGATGCGGATTTCCAAATTGATGAGGGAACGGATGGAGTATGATCTCGCTTCTCAGTTCTGGAGGGCGGGTACTAGCATTGGTGCAAATGTCGAGGAAGCCCAGGCGGCGCAGAGCCGGGCTGACTTCCGGTCGAAGATGTCAATTGCTTCGAAGGAGGCACGCGAGACCCATTACTGGCTCCGTCTGACCAAGGATGGCAACATCCTGCCGCCAACAGAGACTCTGCCAGCGCTCGAACAGATAGAAAGGATCATCCGCATCCTCACCTCGATCGTGAAATCATCCGCATGA
- a CDS encoding alpha-1,2-fucosyltransferase, producing MIRIVLRGRTGNNMFQYALGRALARKHGVPLVLDASWFNREGWSEVSHFLKQPLQAKVVRRFSVPKRALRKLNGRHIWEYCGFPVLKEPVEDQSFDPRIADAPSNCMLSGFFQTPLYFGSIAGELRDELLGLVGRGGKVDMGSAPARGIATRGTVAVHVRRGDYLHHPAFAVCDRDYYRASMGSMRERVPDARFFVFSDDPAWCRGEFRDADTEIVDIGSGNPLHDMHLMSLASHHIIANSSYSWWAAWLGEKPGQEVIMPERWFSRDIVAPISEKKWK from the coding sequence GTGATCCGCATCGTCCTGCGTGGCCGCACCGGCAACAACATGTTCCAGTATGCGCTAGGGCGTGCTTTGGCGCGGAAACACGGTGTGCCGCTGGTGCTGGACGCGTCCTGGTTCAACCGGGAGGGCTGGTCTGAGGTTTCGCATTTCCTGAAGCAGCCGCTGCAGGCGAAGGTGGTGCGCCGGTTCTCGGTTCCCAAAAGGGCGCTGCGCAAACTCAACGGCAGACACATCTGGGAATATTGCGGGTTTCCCGTCCTGAAAGAGCCTGTGGAAGACCAGTCGTTCGATCCACGGATCGCGGATGCGCCCTCCAATTGCATGTTGTCGGGCTTTTTCCAAACGCCGCTGTATTTCGGATCCATCGCCGGGGAGCTGAGGGATGAGCTTTTGGGCTTGGTCGGACGGGGCGGGAAGGTGGACATGGGTAGTGCACCGGCACGCGGGATCGCAACCCGGGGGACGGTTGCGGTGCATGTCCGGCGGGGCGATTACCTGCATCACCCGGCATTCGCGGTGTGCGACAGGGATTACTACCGGGCATCCATGGGATCCATGAGGGAGCGCGTGCCGGATGCGCGGTTTTTTGTTTTCTCGGACGATCCCGCATGGTGCCGCGGGGAATTCCGCGATGCCGATACGGAAATCGTGGACATCGGCTCAGGTAACCCGCTGCACGACATGCACCTGATGAGCCTGGCTTCCCACCACATCATCGCCAACAGCAGCTATTCCTGGTGGGCGGCGTGGCTGGGCGAAAAACCGGGGCAGGAGGTGATCATGCCGGAACGTTGGTTTTCCCGCGACATCGTTGCTCCGATCTCTGAGAAAAAGTGGAAGTAA
- a CDS encoding glycosyltransferase — translation MSRYPDNWAVVIPLANEEAELPELAEALAAVMDAMEGGAVYFVIDKVSKDRTLECCEELSARDSRFITKWIPENRNVVDAYMNGFREALKGGHEIIIEMDGGLSHDPRAIPAFLRALNEGNDCAFGSRYINGGSMVDSPFGRRFLSKGGTVLARWLLGAKLADMTSGFQGFRRPILERLVGYPLLSKAHFYQTELRHLLRSQKLIEVPIHYRAPSPGVSQGAVRNSIAVLLRYFLLRLTGRSPSL, via the coding sequence ATGTCGAGATATCCCGATAACTGGGCGGTGGTGATCCCGCTCGCCAACGAGGAGGCCGAGCTTCCGGAGCTTGCCGAGGCACTGGCAGCCGTCATGGATGCCATGGAGGGCGGGGCGGTGTATTTCGTCATCGACAAGGTATCCAAGGACAGGACGCTGGAGTGCTGCGAGGAACTTTCCGCAAGGGATTCCCGGTTCATCACGAAATGGATCCCGGAAAACCGGAACGTGGTGGATGCCTATATGAACGGCTTCCGGGAAGCCCTGAAGGGCGGCCATGAAATCATCATCGAGATGGACGGGGGGCTGTCCCACGATCCCAGGGCCATCCCCGCGTTCCTGCGGGCGCTCAACGAGGGCAACGACTGCGCCTTCGGCAGCCGCTACATCAACGGCGGCTCCATGGTGGACTCGCCCTTCGGCCGCAGGTTCCTGAGCAAGGGCGGCACCGTGCTTGCCCGCTGGCTGCTCGGCGCGAAGCTGGCCGACATGACATCCGGCTTCCAGGGATTCCGCCGCCCCATCCTTGAGCGGCTTGTGGGTTATCCTCTCCTCTCCAAGGCGCATTTCTACCAGACGGAGCTACGCCACCTGCTGCGCTCGCAGAAACTCATCGAGGTGCCCATCCATTACCGCGCACCATCTCCCGGCGTATCACAAGGGGCGGTTCGGAATTCCATCGCCGTCCTGCTCCGCTACTTCCTGTTGCGACTTACAGGCCGCTCCCCTTCCCTCTGA
- a CDS encoding DUF288 domain-containing protein: MPTALVITSINAPNKALQELAKGCVRHGWDFVVAGDGKSPADFALEGCRFLSLEQQRASGFALGEICPERSYTRKNIGYLDAMRAGATVIVETDDDNLPREEFWRKREPGVSCRKVAAEGWVNAYRYFTRNFIYPRGLPLTHARGEAPEAGGFSSQDCPIQQGLADNDPDVDAVYRMLYPLPFDFELDDGPVLLGRGAWCPFNSQNTTFFPSAFPLLYLPANCSFRMTDIWRSFVAQRILHELGHGVLFHRPTVWQERNEHDLHRDFIDELPGYENNDRMREELSALSFAPGASMQSMMETCYGNLIRNGWVGQEEESLLQAWFMDLGTLGQET, encoded by the coding sequence ATGCCCACCGCCCTCGTCATCACATCGATCAACGCGCCCAACAAAGCCCTGCAAGAACTCGCAAAGGGCTGTGTCCGGCACGGCTGGGATTTCGTTGTCGCGGGGGATGGGAAGAGCCCTGCCGATTTCGCCTTGGAGGGATGCCGCTTCCTTTCCCTCGAACAGCAGCGGGCGAGCGGCTTCGCCCTCGGGGAGATCTGCCCGGAGCGCTCCTACACGCGCAAGAACATCGGTTACCTCGATGCCATGCGTGCGGGTGCCACGGTGATCGTGGAAACCGATGACGACAACCTCCCCCGCGAGGAGTTCTGGCGGAAACGGGAGCCGGGTGTCTCTTGCCGGAAGGTGGCCGCCGAGGGCTGGGTGAACGCCTACCGCTATTTCACGCGGAATTTCATCTACCCGAGGGGGCTGCCCCTCACCCACGCAAGGGGCGAGGCACCCGAAGCGGGCGGATTCTCAAGCCAGGATTGCCCGATCCAGCAAGGCCTTGCAGACAACGACCCCGATGTCGATGCGGTGTATCGGATGCTCTACCCCCTGCCCTTCGACTTCGAGCTGGATGATGGCCCTGTGCTGCTTGGGCGAGGTGCCTGGTGCCCTTTCAACAGCCAGAACACGACGTTTTTCCCATCCGCGTTTCCGCTGCTCTACCTGCCCGCAAACTGCAGCTTCCGGATGACGGACATCTGGCGGAGCTTCGTCGCCCAACGCATCCTGCATGAGCTGGGGCACGGCGTCCTTTTCCACAGGCCGACCGTCTGGCAGGAACGCAACGAGCACGATCTGCACCGCGATTTCATCGACGAGCTCCCCGGATACGAGAACAACGACAGGATGCGAGAAGAGCTTTCCGCCCTGAGTTTCGCACCCGGCGCATCGATGCAATCGATGATGGAAACATGCTACGGGAATCTCATACGCAACGGCTGGGTGGGGCAGGAGGAGGAAAGCCTGCTCCAGGCATGGTTCATGGATCTCGGCACCTTGGGACAGGAAACATGA